TGAGCGCATGTTCATCAGGCAATTCCGGTGAATCAGCTCAAACGCCGCAGCAACCGACAACCAATAATGAATCCACTGGCAATACCGAAACCCCAGGTAATGAGAGTACTGGCACGGATACAACCGGTGGCGGTGCAGGCAGTACAGAGCCTTCGACTGGCTCTAGCACCGATAACCAAGGATCGACTGAAGGAAGTACCGGCAGCAACGAATCTGGTACAGACGCAACGTCAGGAACTGGAAACAGTAGCTCCGGTACTACTAGCGGTAGCTCCGAAGTCAACAACAATGCAGACCCAGAACTGACTCCGCAAACAACCGAGCTGAAAATTAGCACGGTCCAGCAGGGTCCGGGTCAAATGTTCCTTCGTGTAGAATCTTTGCCCCAGGGCTACAAGGTGAGCACGATGGAATGGGAATCTCCCGGTTATACTGAATCAGCTACCTTTGATCAGGCTGTGCAGAACGGGAAAAATGGCAAAGACGGTTTTTATGCAAGCAGTGACCAGCGTAATTTTGGTTTTATTTATAATCAGAGCCACAGTGGACAAACAGGGAAAGTTACTCTGACGCTACGCAATGCGTCGAATGATGAATTAACCTGGTACGATGATGTGACCTTACAGTAAATAAAATGTCGAAACGCTCTTACCCGCACAAAAGCCTCTGCCGATAATAAGGGCAGAGGCTTTGTTACTGTTTGGTAATATTTACCGAAAGCCTGGATCAAACATCGTCAAAGATCGGATTGTAATGATTTAAAAAATTAAAATTGGAAACAATGGAAAATGGGTTGAAATTCAGTACATGAAAGGGGTATCATTTGCCTTAAAAAAAGGTAATGGATATCTATACCGCTTGTTGAATGTAGACACGTATCCATCATGAGAAAGGATATGACAAAATGAGAGTACATCAATTCACTATTCAACACACCTTGGATCGCGCGCACCTGTTGCGTATCGCAAATGAAGCATCTAGCTTTGCTTCCGATATTCGTATCGCCTTCGGTCCAGAACAAAGTCGTCGTGAAGTAGACGTAAAAAGTCTGCTTGGTATGATGTTGACTATTATTCATTCCGGTACAGAACTGCTGCTGAGCACCCGCGGCAAGGATGAGCTGGAAGCGCT
The DNA window shown above is from Paenibacillus sp. JQZ6Y-1 and carries:
- a CDS encoding HPr family phosphocarrier protein is translated as MRVHQFTIQHTLDRAHLLRIANEASSFASDIRIAFGPEQSRREVDVKSLLGMMLTIIHSGTELLLSTRGKDELEALEHIQLMFEQPVIAPSM